From Pseudoxanthomonas sp. YR558, the proteins below share one genomic window:
- a CDS encoding AGE family epimerase/isomerase, producing the protein MSLTVPAHDDFRSEAFLRDHIRRTMAFYHPRCIDPAGGFFHYFKDDGRVYDASHRHLVSSTRFVFNYATAAIEFGGEDPALHQAYMDAVRHGLVFLRERHLDPVSGGYFWTLRDGQPEDTTQHCYGAAFVLLAYSIALKAGVEACRPWMEAHWSLLETRYWEPEHGLYRDEATRDWRFSDYRGQNANMHMCEAMLAAYEASHEARYLERALQLADRMTRGQAAQADGLVWEHYDAQWRVDTDYHRDDPKHLFRPWGFQPGHQTEWAKLLLILDGHLRRVGSPADWLVPKAAELFDRSMAASWDAESGGLVYGFAPESLRKDIEGPSLPDGRYFICDDDKYFWVQAESLACAARLAVATGEERYWQWYDRLWDYAWTHMIDHVHGAWFRILDRRNRKYDDDKSPAGKTDYHTMGACHDVLAVLRARG; encoded by the coding sequence ATGAGTCTGACCGTTCCCGCGCACGACGATTTCCGCAGTGAAGCCTTCCTGCGCGACCACATCCGCCGCACGATGGCCTTCTATCACCCGCGCTGCATCGATCCGGCAGGCGGTTTCTTCCACTACTTCAAGGACGATGGCCGCGTATACGACGCGTCCCACCGTCACTTGGTCAGCAGCACGCGCTTCGTCTTCAACTACGCGACGGCGGCGATCGAGTTCGGAGGCGAAGATCCGGCGCTGCATCAGGCTTACATGGACGCCGTGCGCCACGGCTTGGTATTCCTGCGCGAACGCCACCTGGATCCGGTGAGCGGCGGCTACTTCTGGACGTTGCGTGACGGTCAGCCGGAAGACACCACGCAGCACTGCTACGGTGCGGCCTTCGTGCTGTTGGCCTACTCCATCGCCCTGAAGGCCGGGGTCGAAGCCTGCCGTCCGTGGATGGAGGCGCACTGGTCGCTGCTGGAGACGCGGTACTGGGAACCAGAACATGGCCTGTACCGCGACGAAGCCACGCGCGATTGGCGGTTCAGTGACTACCGCGGGCAGAACGCCAACATGCACATGTGCGAGGCGATGCTTGCCGCGTACGAGGCGAGCCACGAGGCAAGGTATCTGGAACGCGCCCTGCAATTGGCGGACCGCATGACGCGTGGCCAGGCGGCCCAGGCCGACGGCCTGGTCTGGGAGCACTACGACGCGCAGTGGCGCGTGGACACCGACTACCACCGCGACGATCCGAAGCACCTCTTCCGTCCCTGGGGCTTCCAGCCGGGCCACCAGACCGAATGGGCCAAACTGCTGCTGATCCTCGACGGCCACCTGCGCCGCGTCGGCTCGCCGGCGGACTGGCTGGTGCCGAAGGCCGCGGAATTGTTCGACCGGTCGATGGCGGCCTCGTGGGATGCGGAAAGCGGCGGTCTGGTCTACGGCTTCGCGCCCGAGTCGTTGCGCAAGGACATCGAAGGCCCTTCGCTTCCGGATGGCCGCTACTTCATCTGCGACGACGACAAGTATTTCTGGGTGCAGGCCGAGTCGCTGGCGTGTGCGGCCAGATTGGCCGTCGCCACCGGCGAGGAACGCTACTGGCAGTGGTACGACCGGTTGTGGGACTACGCCTGGACGCACATGATCGACCATGTCCACGGTGCCTGGTTCCGTATTCTCGACCGGCGCAACCGCAAATACGACGACGACAAGAGCCCCGCAGGGAAGACCGACTACCACACGATGGGAGCTTGCCATGACGTACTTGCCGTACTGCGCGCGCGTGGTTGA
- a CDS encoding glycoside hydrolase family 2 protein — protein sequence MQTRATMFVAFRALCSLEGVRALCVIALLALTAAAHAVDRERLGQAWEFRQVPSTAQAASNDLTVWRAASMPGTVHTDLLAHGLIPDPYVGAPEAGLQWIGLADWEYRTTFRATAAMRDAARSELAFDGLDTFAEVFINGEKVLEADNAFRTWRIPVEGRLREGPNEVRVVLRSPIGRLLPHVQDMPHRIAGNYPSPYGDEPKDVLTANFVRKPGYHYGWDWGPRYVTAGIWRDVQLTSWNVARVQDLQIRQDRVTADVAEITVIPTVDVVTPGGYVMRVWQTTPEGRRAIVATRRIALPAGVSRVPQTLRIERPQRWYPAGYGAQPLYTFEAEVLQGEDVADHRSVRTGLRSVELSRKPDAGGKEFAFVVNDIPIFAKGANAIPFDMFPSRVTPAQLRRVLQSAVDANMNMVRSWGGGYYESDAFYDIADELGVLVWQDFMFGGGMQPAYDSAFRANVVAEAQDQVRRLRNHPSLVLWCGNNEEEIAWKYWGHGKTLKEADPAFAARVWDGYVQLFDRDLRRVVTEEGGGIAYWPSSPSDDMAELANTPTSGDMHYWEVWGNPARPPSAYLDVTPRFMSEYGLQAWPVRRTIDRVIDRADQRTDSPTVEAHQKFMAGKGNERLLHYIRMEFGEPKDFGDFVYLSQVMQAEGIGLAARHHRASRPHTMGSLYWQLNDVWPGASWSGIDWFGRWKALQFHARRFFAPVAVTALRKEGRTTVAVVSDRTTSRQGEWRMRVMDLHGRVLREERKTIDVPPLSAMRLGAYDDAELLGNADPSRTVAVFDLSVAGEPASRDVVYFTEAKHVAWPSSPVQARLRHDRQGTTLDLTADALARAVWIDFGDLEADISDNAMTLLPGELIALRISSSATPDALREALHVSTLADVLSAPSSPRSTATP from the coding sequence ATGCAGACACGAGCCACGATGTTCGTCGCGTTCCGCGCGCTGTGCAGCTTGGAAGGGGTGCGCGCCCTCTGCGTGATCGCACTGTTGGCGCTCACGGCGGCAGCCCACGCGGTGGACCGGGAGCGCTTGGGCCAGGCTTGGGAGTTCCGGCAAGTCCCGTCGACCGCACAGGCCGCGTCGAACGATCTCACGGTATGGCGTGCCGCATCGATGCCGGGCACCGTGCATACCGATCTGCTCGCGCACGGTCTGATCCCCGACCCGTACGTCGGCGCGCCCGAGGCCGGGTTGCAGTGGATCGGCCTGGCAGACTGGGAATATCGCACCACCTTCAGGGCGACGGCCGCGATGCGCGATGCAGCGCGCAGCGAACTGGCCTTTGATGGCCTGGACACATTCGCCGAAGTGTTCATTAACGGCGAGAAAGTACTGGAAGCCGACAACGCGTTCCGCACGTGGCGCATCCCGGTGGAGGGGCGGTTGCGCGAGGGCCCCAATGAAGTGCGCGTGGTGCTGCGATCGCCGATCGGGCGCCTGCTGCCGCACGTGCAGGACATGCCGCATCGCATTGCCGGCAATTACCCTTCGCCTTACGGGGACGAACCCAAAGATGTGCTGACGGCGAACTTCGTGCGCAAGCCCGGCTATCACTACGGTTGGGATTGGGGGCCGCGCTACGTCACGGCCGGTATCTGGCGAGATGTGCAGCTGACCAGCTGGAACGTCGCGCGCGTTCAGGACCTGCAGATACGCCAGGATCGCGTGACGGCCGATGTCGCCGAGATCACGGTGATTCCGACGGTGGATGTCGTCACTCCGGGCGGGTACGTGATGCGTGTATGGCAGACCACGCCCGAAGGACGCAGGGCCATCGTCGCAACACGTCGCATCGCCTTGCCGGCAGGCGTCAGCCGCGTCCCGCAGACGCTGCGCATCGAGCGCCCACAGCGCTGGTATCCCGCCGGCTACGGCGCGCAGCCGCTGTACACGTTCGAAGCCGAGGTCCTGCAGGGAGAAGACGTCGCCGACCACCGCAGCGTGCGCACCGGCCTGCGCAGCGTCGAACTAAGCCGCAAGCCCGATGCGGGGGGAAAGGAGTTCGCCTTTGTCGTCAACGACATCCCGATCTTCGCCAAGGGCGCGAATGCCATCCCATTCGACATGTTCCCCTCGCGGGTGACGCCCGCGCAGCTGAGGCGCGTCCTGCAGTCCGCCGTCGACGCCAACATGAACATGGTGCGCAGCTGGGGCGGCGGCTACTACGAAAGCGATGCGTTCTACGACATCGCCGACGAGCTCGGGGTGTTGGTGTGGCAGGACTTCATGTTCGGCGGCGGCATGCAGCCGGCATACGACTCCGCTTTCCGGGCCAACGTGGTCGCCGAGGCGCAGGATCAGGTCAGGCGCCTTCGCAACCATCCCAGCCTCGTGCTGTGGTGCGGGAACAACGAAGAAGAGATCGCCTGGAAGTACTGGGGCCACGGCAAGACGCTGAAGGAGGCCGATCCCGCGTTCGCAGCCCGGGTCTGGGACGGGTACGTGCAATTGTTCGACCGCGACCTGCGCCGTGTGGTGACCGAGGAGGGGGGTGGAATCGCGTACTGGCCAAGCTCGCCCAGCGACGACATGGCGGAGCTGGCGAACACACCCACCAGCGGTGACATGCATTACTGGGAAGTCTGGGGCAATCCGGCGCGTCCGCCGTCGGCCTACCTCGACGTCACGCCGCGCTTCATGTCCGAGTACGGCTTGCAGGCATGGCCGGTGCGCCGCACGATCGATCGCGTGATCGATCGCGCAGACCAGCGTACGGATTCGCCGACGGTGGAGGCGCATCAGAAATTCATGGCAGGCAAGGGCAATGAACGCCTCCTGCACTACATTCGCATGGAGTTCGGCGAGCCGAAAGACTTCGGCGACTTCGTATACCTGAGCCAGGTGATGCAGGCGGAAGGCATCGGATTGGCCGCGCGGCACCATCGCGCCAGCCGACCCCACACGATGGGCTCGCTCTACTGGCAGCTCAACGATGTCTGGCCCGGCGCGTCGTGGTCGGGCATCGACTGGTTCGGGCGCTGGAAGGCCCTGCAATTTCATGCGCGACGCTTCTTCGCACCGGTGGCCGTCACGGCCTTGCGCAAGGAGGGACGCACCACGGTCGCCGTAGTGTCGGATCGCACCACGTCACGCCAGGGCGAATGGCGTATGCGGGTGATGGACCTGCACGGCCGGGTGCTGCGCGAGGAGCGGAAGACGATCGATGTGCCGCCGCTGTCGGCCATGCGCCTGGGCGCCTACGATGATGCGGAGCTGCTCGGCAATGCGGATCCCTCACGGACCGTGGCGGTCTTCGACCTGAGCGTCGCCGGCGAGCCGGCCTCGCGTGACGTGGTGTACTTCACCGAAGCAAAGCACGTCGCATGGCCCTCGTCCCCTGTGCAGGCACGGCTGCGCCATGACCGGCAGGGCACGACGCTCGACCTGACCGCTGACGCGTTGGCGCGCGCGGTGTGGATCGACTTCGGCGATCTCGAAGCCGATATCTCCGACAACGCGATGACGCTGCTGCCCGGCGAGCTTATCGCCCTGCGGATATCGTCAAGCGCCACGCCAGACGCGCTGCGCGAGGCCTTGCACGTCAGCACCTTGGCGGATGTCCTGTCCGCACCTTCCTCTCCCCGGAGCACCGCTACCCCATGA
- a CDS encoding GH92 family glycosyl hydrolase — protein MKQLGAMAAVWMGLAGASALASDDVLAAPVDVGEAAYQAVDPFIGTGGEGHTYPGATVPYGMVQLSPDTRIQPRKDGYGWAAGYRYDDTTIVGFSHTHFSGTGHSDLGDLLLMPTTGELKLDRGDPDTPRSGYTSRFRHATETAQPGYYAVTLDDHQVRAELTASLRVGMHRYTFPKGRPAHVVLDLRTSMYDYPGKVSWSRVRVRPDGTVTGFRETRGWAPGRQLYFAVRFSQPITGYQLHNTEQDIPYKGFPPPGEKDPRQRAQIEGRQLVAAFDVAPPVGQPLLVKVAISPVSEEGAIANLDAESPGWDFDGMRSAAKQQWRDALGAIEARGTPAQRTSFYTALYHTLLGPTLFMDSDGRYRGPDNAVHQTKGWTNYSTFSLWDTYRALHPLTTLVQPEQRTNDFVNSLLASRRESPYGVLPVWSFHGLETWCMIGYHAVPVIADAYMKGIRGYDADEALQAMVASANHGPYDGIAAYRELGYVPIDEEGEAASKTLEYAYDDWTIAQMAQAMGKRDVADAFNRRADNWKNAFDPATGFMRARKRDGAFREPFDPAASGYGTDYTEGNAWQYSWYVPQDIAGMAKAHGGSDKLLERIDAVFDAKVDPAVFEHMEDITGLIGWYAHGNEPSHHVAYLYAYAGQPWRTQARLKQIMDTQYAPRPDGLAGNDDLGQMSAWYVFTSLGFYPVTPGSNQYVLGRPFLPRATLHLPNGKRFTVVADGLDDAHPYVGGITLDGKPLDRTYLEHAEILAGGELRFTMQAAPQRTRVGQLELPYSMSR, from the coding sequence ATGAAGCAGCTGGGCGCGATGGCGGCCGTGTGGATGGGGCTCGCGGGGGCATCCGCCCTCGCATCGGACGATGTGCTTGCAGCGCCGGTGGACGTCGGTGAGGCGGCCTATCAGGCGGTTGATCCTTTCATCGGCACCGGGGGCGAGGGCCACACCTACCCCGGCGCCACGGTGCCGTACGGCATGGTGCAGCTTTCGCCGGACACCCGCATCCAGCCCAGAAAGGATGGCTACGGGTGGGCGGCAGGCTATCGCTACGACGACACGACGATCGTTGGCTTCTCGCATACGCACTTCTCCGGCACCGGCCACTCCGATCTGGGCGACTTGCTGCTGATGCCAACGACCGGCGAACTGAAGCTGGATCGCGGCGATCCCGACACGCCCCGCAGCGGATACACGTCGCGCTTCCGTCATGCCACGGAAACCGCGCAGCCCGGCTACTACGCCGTCACCCTCGACGATCACCAGGTGCGTGCCGAACTCACCGCCAGCCTGCGCGTGGGCATGCATCGCTATACCTTTCCGAAAGGCCGACCCGCGCACGTGGTACTGGATCTGCGCACCAGCATGTACGACTACCCCGGGAAGGTGTCCTGGTCGCGGGTGCGCGTGCGGCCGGACGGTACCGTGACCGGCTTCCGCGAAACACGCGGCTGGGCACCCGGTAGGCAGCTCTACTTCGCCGTGCGCTTCTCCCAGCCGATCACCGGCTACCAGCTGCACAACACCGAGCAGGACATCCCCTACAAGGGTTTCCCGCCGCCGGGGGAAAAGGATCCTCGGCAACGCGCGCAGATCGAAGGGCGCCAGCTCGTGGCCGCCTTCGACGTCGCCCCACCCGTCGGCCAGCCCCTGCTGGTGAAAGTGGCCATCTCGCCCGTCAGCGAAGAGGGCGCCATCGCGAACCTCGATGCCGAATCGCCGGGTTGGGACTTCGACGGCATGCGCTCCGCTGCCAAGCAGCAATGGCGCGATGCGCTCGGCGCCATCGAGGCGCGCGGCACGCCCGCCCAACGCACGAGCTTCTACACCGCGCTCTACCACACCCTACTTGGCCCTACGCTTTTCATGGACAGCGACGGGCGCTATCGCGGGCCGGACAATGCCGTACACCAGACGAAGGGATGGACGAACTACTCCACCTTCTCCCTATGGGATACCTATCGCGCGCTGCACCCGCTGACCACGTTGGTACAGCCGGAACAGCGCACCAACGATTTCGTCAATTCCCTGCTCGCCTCGCGCCGCGAAAGCCCTTACGGCGTACTGCCCGTGTGGTCGTTCCATGGCCTGGAGACCTGGTGCATGATCGGGTATCACGCGGTGCCCGTCATTGCCGATGCATACATGAAGGGCATCCGCGGCTACGACGCCGACGAAGCCCTGCAGGCGATGGTGGCCAGCGCCAACCACGGCCCGTACGACGGCATCGCCGCGTATCGCGAACTGGGTTACGTGCCGATCGATGAGGAAGGCGAGGCGGCGAGCAAGACGCTGGAGTACGCCTACGACGACTGGACCATCGCACAGATGGCGCAGGCGATGGGCAAGCGCGATGTCGCGGATGCGTTCAACCGTCGCGCGGACAACTGGAAGAATGCCTTCGATCCTGCCACGGGCTTCATGCGCGCACGCAAGCGGGATGGGGCATTTCGTGAGCCGTTCGACCCGGCCGCCAGCGGCTACGGCACCGACTACACGGAAGGCAACGCTTGGCAGTATTCCTGGTACGTGCCGCAGGACATCGCCGGCATGGCGAAAGCGCACGGCGGCAGCGACAAGCTGCTGGAACGCATCGACGCGGTGTTCGATGCCAAAGTCGATCCCGCGGTGTTCGAACACATGGAAGACATCACCGGCCTGATCGGGTGGTACGCGCACGGCAACGAGCCCAGTCACCACGTCGCCTACCTGTACGCCTACGCAGGCCAGCCCTGGCGCACGCAGGCGCGGCTGAAGCAGATCATGGACACCCAATACGCACCACGACCGGACGGCCTGGCGGGCAATGACGACCTGGGCCAGATGTCGGCGTGGTACGTGTTCACTTCGCTGGGTTTCTATCCGGTCACGCCGGGCAGCAACCAGTACGTGCTGGGCCGTCCGTTCCTGCCCCGCGCCACCCTGCACCTGCCCAACGGCAAGCGTTTCACGGTCGTCGCCGACGGACTGGACGATGCGCATCCTTACGTGGGCGGTATCACGCTCGATGGCAAGCCGCTGGATCGCACGTATCTGGAGCACGCGGAGATCCTTGCCGGCGGCGAACTGCGCTTCACCATGCAAGCGGCCCCCCAGCGGACACGCGTCGGTCAACTGGAATTGCCGTACTCGATGTCGCGATGA
- a CDS encoding copper homeostasis protein CutC, which translates to MSTTARSVLEIAAGSLSSALAAQRAGADRVELCEGLESGGTTPSYGTLAAAREQLGIPLFVLVRPRAGDFLYTSQDADVMLRDIECCVRLGCDGIVVGALDADGDVDPSLCRQFISAAGPLSVTFHRAFDVVRDPATALEQVIELGFTRVLTSGGTSTAVEGADAIAARVRQAAERIVVMPGAGITADNVVALARATGAREFHASAKTSRSSAMRFQVPALQGLASDWSETDSERVRALRIALDTGALA; encoded by the coding sequence GTGAGCACCACGGCGCGTAGCGTGCTCGAGATCGCAGCGGGCTCGCTCTCGTCCGCGCTGGCGGCGCAGCGGGCCGGCGCGGACCGCGTGGAGCTGTGCGAAGGGCTGGAATCAGGGGGCACGACACCTTCCTACGGCACGCTGGCCGCAGCGCGCGAGCAACTGGGCATTCCGTTGTTTGTGCTCGTACGTCCGCGAGCCGGCGATTTCCTCTACACGTCGCAGGATGCGGACGTGATGCTTCGCGACATCGAATGCTGCGTCCGGTTGGGATGCGACGGCATCGTGGTGGGCGCGTTGGATGCCGATGGAGACGTCGACCCATCGCTGTGCCGCCAGTTCATATCTGCGGCAGGGCCGTTGTCGGTGACATTCCACCGGGCATTCGATGTCGTGCGCGATCCTGCGACGGCCTTGGAGCAGGTGATCGAGTTGGGGTTCACGCGGGTACTGACGTCAGGCGGGACCAGTACGGCCGTGGAGGGTGCCGACGCCATCGCAGCGCGCGTGCGTCAAGCCGCAGAACGGATCGTGGTGATGCCGGGTGCGGGCATTACGGCCGACAATGTCGTCGCACTTGCCCGCGCTACCGGTGCTCGTGAGTTCCATGCCTCCGCCAAGACGTCCCGTTCGTCAGCGATGCGGTTCCAGGTCCCCGCTCTCCAAGGGCTCGCGTCCGACTGGTCTGAGACCGACTCCGAGCGTGTCCGTGCGCTGCGCATCGCACTGGATACAGGCGCTCTGGCGTAG
- a CDS encoding N(4)-(beta-N-acetylglucosaminyl)-L-asparaginase, giving the protein MKGRRRFLGQMALSTATMAMSRGGVVGSPDRRAPEGGRVVSTWDFGVGANQAAWARLSAGGSALDAVEQGARWAEADLCNPTVGRCGNPDRDGVLTLDASIMDGDGRCGAVAALEDIAHPISVARRVMEDTPHVMLVGEGAQQFAVAQGFDRQRLLTSDAEQAWRAWRERANYAPQINAERTLRPGNKENHDTLGMLAIDRNGRLAGACTTSGMAWKMHGRVGDSPIIGAGLYVDNEVGAATASGVGEEMIRNAASFLVVELMRQGRTPMEACREAIERLVRKRPEASKSLQVCFLAIDRHGEVGAFALHAGFVYAVCDAGRQDALQDSESIYGEGA; this is encoded by the coding sequence ATGAAAGGCAGGAGAAGGTTCCTGGGCCAAATGGCTCTTTCGACGGCGACGATGGCGATGTCACGCGGCGGCGTCGTCGGGTCTCCGGATCGCCGCGCGCCCGAGGGCGGTCGTGTGGTGTCCACATGGGACTTCGGCGTAGGTGCCAATCAGGCGGCGTGGGCGCGTTTGTCGGCAGGTGGCAGTGCGCTGGATGCGGTCGAACAGGGCGCACGTTGGGCCGAGGCCGACCTGTGCAACCCGACGGTCGGCCGTTGCGGGAATCCCGACAGGGACGGCGTGTTGACGCTGGATGCCAGCATCATGGACGGCGATGGCCGCTGCGGTGCGGTCGCGGCGCTGGAGGACATCGCGCATCCCATTAGCGTCGCCCGGCGGGTGATGGAAGACACGCCGCACGTGATGCTGGTCGGCGAGGGCGCGCAACAGTTCGCTGTAGCACAGGGGTTCGACAGGCAGCGCTTGCTGACGTCGGATGCCGAGCAGGCATGGCGGGCATGGCGTGAGCGCGCCAACTATGCGCCGCAGATCAATGCCGAGCGCACCTTGAGACCGGGCAACAAGGAAAACCACGATACGTTGGGCATGCTGGCCATCGACCGGAATGGCCGTCTCGCCGGGGCGTGTACGACCAGCGGCATGGCGTGGAAGATGCATGGGCGCGTGGGCGACAGCCCCATCATCGGCGCGGGCCTGTACGTAGACAACGAGGTGGGTGCCGCGACGGCCTCGGGCGTGGGCGAGGAGATGATCCGTAACGCGGCGAGCTTCCTGGTGGTCGAGTTGATGCGGCAGGGGCGCACGCCGATGGAGGCTTGCCGCGAAGCCATCGAGCGGCTGGTGCGCAAGCGACCAGAGGCCAGCAAATCGCTGCAGGTCTGTTTCCTGGCGATCGATCGGCATGGCGAAGTGGGTGCTTTCGCGCTGCACGCGGGCTTCGTGTATGCGGTCTGCGACGCCGGCAGGCAGGACGCACTGCAGGATTCGGAGTCGATCTATGGCGAGGGCGCGTGA
- a CDS encoding glucokinase, whose product MDAVRSDLRACLVADVGGTNARLGWTEDGHAIRDVVVYRCGEHASLAHILDAYLSRVAGDAARRADWDAVVAIAGYLHGDRLVNANLPWEVSVARTANAARLASLVLINDFGAVAHALPGIQRRALVPLLPGQRDDGMRAPALVLGPGTGLGAAMCLDRQGSEVLLTESGHASLAANTPLELEVLRHLAARWRHVDNERVLSGTGMMNLYDILTCMRGETPRHQRSEHIVDAALAGDEVARETLDVFGGWLGSLVADLALTLGAREVYLAGGVTTHIASFLHGGPFQQRYADRFTTHRLPPPIWRIDHGQLGLAGAAMYWRTHPDTRPGHLPEEYA is encoded by the coding sequence GTGGATGCTGTGCGAAGCGACCTCAGGGCCTGCCTTGTCGCCGACGTCGGAGGGACGAATGCGAGGCTGGGATGGACCGAGGATGGCCACGCGATACGGGATGTGGTGGTCTATCGCTGTGGGGAACATGCCAGCCTTGCGCATATCCTGGATGCTTATCTGAGTCGGGTAGCGGGCGATGCGGCTAGACGGGCCGACTGGGATGCCGTCGTCGCCATCGCTGGCTACCTGCACGGCGACCGTTTGGTGAATGCCAATCTGCCGTGGGAAGTCTCTGTTGCGCGAACTGCCAATGCCGCGCGGCTTGCGTCGCTGGTACTGATCAATGATTTCGGTGCAGTCGCGCATGCCCTTCCGGGTATCCAGCGACGCGCGCTTGTTCCGCTGTTACCGGGACAGAGGGACGATGGCATGCGGGCACCGGCGCTGGTGCTCGGACCGGGCACCGGTCTCGGTGCCGCGATGTGCCTCGATCGCCAAGGTTCTGAGGTGCTCCTGACCGAGTCCGGCCACGCCTCCCTGGCAGCGAACACACCGCTGGAGCTGGAGGTGCTGCGCCACCTCGCTGCACGGTGGCGCCACGTGGACAACGAGCGCGTGCTGTCGGGCACCGGGATGATGAACCTGTACGACATCCTGACCTGCATGCGCGGTGAGACGCCTCGTCATCAGCGGTCGGAACACATCGTCGACGCGGCACTGGCCGGTGACGAGGTAGCCCGGGAGACGCTGGATGTTTTTGGCGGTTGGCTCGGCAGTCTTGTCGCAGACCTGGCGCTGACGCTGGGCGCGCGTGAGGTCTACCTGGCAGGCGGAGTAACGACGCACATCGCCTCGTTCCTGCATGGTGGGCCCTTCCAACAGCGCTACGCCGATAGGTTCACGACGCATCGGTTGCCGCCGCCCATCTGGCGCATCGATCATGGGCAACTGGGGCTGGCGGGTGCGGCCATGTACTGGCGGACGCATCCCGATACTCGCCCCGGGCATCTTCCCGAGGAGTACGCATGA
- a CDS encoding 3'-5' exoribonuclease, with product MTYLFLDTEWADPTGSELVSLALVSEDGIHRFYAERDPLPDMATDFVRSVVYPLLERGQWCMPDQAMTTGLRAFLAAVVDPIVVADYPNDLALLQYVVAGFDLPDDQAAACGPIPKPVMTRMLKEGAMGMLIEDYFAGHPGAAARRHHALIDAEALRMAWLVVTGRVSTPPWATTMLRHKAQS from the coding sequence ATGACCTACCTCTTCCTAGACACCGAATGGGCGGACCCGACCGGTTCCGAGCTAGTGAGCTTGGCGCTCGTCAGCGAGGACGGAATCCATAGGTTCTACGCCGAGCGTGATCCCCTGCCGGATATGGCAACCGACTTTGTGCGGTCGGTGGTCTATCCCCTGCTGGAGCGGGGTCAGTGGTGCATGCCCGACCAAGCGATGACAACGGGGCTACGAGCCTTCCTGGCAGCCGTTGTCGACCCCATTGTGGTGGCTGACTACCCCAACGACCTGGCACTTCTGCAGTACGTGGTAGCGGGCTTCGATCTCCCAGACGATCAGGCTGCAGCATGTGGACCGATCCCTAAACCCGTGATGACGAGAATGCTCAAGGAAGGTGCCATGGGCATGTTGATTGAGGACTACTTCGCAGGTCACCCCGGTGCTGCGGCTCGGCGCCATCATGCACTCATTGATGCAGAGGCCCTGCGCATGGCCTGGCTGGTCGTTACGGGGCGTGTTTCTACGCCGCCTTGGGCGACGACCATGCTCCGCCATAAGGCCCAGTCTTAG